The following coding sequences lie in one Arabidopsis thaliana chromosome 3, partial sequence genomic window:
- the KICP-02 gene encoding ATP binding microtubule motor family protein (KICP-02; FUNCTIONS IN: microtubule motor activity, ATP binding; INVOLVED IN: microtubule-based movement; LOCATED IN: chloroplast; EXPRESSED IN: 21 plant structures; EXPRESSED DURING: 13 growth stages; CONTAINS InterPro DOMAIN/s: Kinesin, motor region, conserved site (InterPro:IPR019821), Kinesin, motor domain (InterPro:IPR001752); BEST Arabidopsis thaliana protein match is: P-loop containing nucleoside triphosphate hydrolases superfamily protein (TAIR:AT5G47820.2); Has 66961 Blast hits to 44643 proteins in 2038 species: Archae - 551; Bacteria - 6888; Metazoa - 33106; Fungi - 5668; Plants - 4311; Viruses - 105; Other Eukaryotes - 16332 (source: NCBI BLink).) — protein MESHSSLSSSSSSSPPSSLSSESCCVKVAVNVRPLIGDEVTQGCRECVSVSPVTPQVQMGTHPFTFDHVYGSNGSPSSLMFEECVAPLVDGLFHGYNATVLAYGQTGSGKTYTMGTGIKDGTKNGLIPQVMSALFNKIDSVKHQMGFQLHVSFIEILKEEVLDLLDSSVPFNRLANGTPGKVVLSKSPVQIRESPNGVITLSGATEVPIATKEEMASCLEQGSLTRATGSTNMNNESSRSHAIFTITLEQMRKISSISVVKDTVDEDMGEEYCCAKLHLVDLAGSERAKRTGSGGVRLKEGIHINRGLLALGNVISALGDEKRRKEGAHVPYRDSKLTRLLQDSLGGNSKTVMIACISPADINAEETLNTLKYANRARNIQNKPVANKDLICSEMQKMRQELQYLQATLCARGATSSEEVQVMREKIMKLESANEELSRELHIYRSKRVTLDYCNIDAQEDGVIFSKDDGLKRGFESMDSDYEMSEATSGGISEDIGAAEEWEHALRQNSMGKELNELSKRLEEKESEMRVCGIGTETIRQHFEKKMMELEKEKRTVQDERDMLLAEVEELAASSDRQAQVARDNHAHKLKALETQILNLKKKQENQVEVLKQKQKSEDAAKRLKTEIQCIKAQKVQLQQKMKQEAEQFRQWKASQEKELLQLKKEGRKTEHERLKLEALNRRQKMVLQRKTEEAAMATKRLKELLEARKSSPHDISVIANGQPPSRQTNEKSLRKWLDNELEVMAKVHQVRFQYEKQIQVRAALAVELTSLRQEMEFPSNSHQEKNGQFRFLSPNTRLERIASLESMLDVSSNALTAMGSQLSEAEEREHSLHAKPRWNHIQSMTDAKYLLQYVFDSTAEARSKIWEKDRDIKEKKEQLNDLLCLLQLTEVQNREILKEKKTREQTVSIALASTSSSYSGSSRSSSKHYGDNNASDDPSSPSSTYHRATKHLKYTGPGIVNISVRESEALLEETRKMKAMKKMGQSGKLWKWKRSHHQWLLQFKWKWQKPWKLSEWIKQNDETTMHVMSKSHHDDEDDHSWNRHSMFQGA, from the exons ATGGAATCACATTCTTCCTTAtcgtcctcttcttcttcttctcctccgtcGTCGTTGTCGTCGGAGAGTTGTTGTGTTAAAGTAGCGGTTAACGTTCGTCCTTTGATCGGAGATGAAGTAACTCAAGGTTGTAGGGAATGCGTTTCTGTTTCTCCGGTAACTCCTCAG GTGCAAATGGGAACACATCCATTTACATTTGATCATGTATATGGAAGTAATGgttctccatcttctttgaTGTTTGAAGAATGTGTTGCTCCTCTTGTTGATGGTTTGTTTCATGGATACAATGCTACTGTCTTGGCTTATGGTCAG ACAGGATCTGGAAAGACATACACTATGGGGACTGGTATTAAAGATGGTACAAAAAATGGGCTGATTCCTCAAGTTATGAGTGCTTTGTTCAACAAAATTGATTCAGTAAAGCACCAAATGGGGTTCCAGTTACATGTCTCTTTCATCGAG attttaaaagaagaagttctGGATTTGCTGGATAGTAGTGTGCCGTTTAACAGACTAGCCAATGGAACCCCTGGGAAGGTTGTTCTTAGTAAGTCACCGGTGCAGATTCGTGAATCACCAAACGGGGTTATAACACTATCCGGTGCAACTGAAGTTCCCATAGCTACTAAAGAAGAAATGGCTTCCTGCCTAGAGCAAGGATCTCTAACCAGGGCAACTGGGAGCACCAATATGAATAATGAGTCGAG TCGGTCACATGCCATCTTCACGATTACCTTAGAACAAATGCGCAAGATATCTTCAATCTCAGTGGTTAAAGACACCGTAGATGAAGATATGGGTGAGGAATATTGTTGTGCCAAGCTTCACTTGGTAGATCTTGCTGGATCTGAAAGAGCTAAACGAACAGGTTCAGGCGGTGTTCGATTAAAAGAAG GAATTCACATCAATAGGGGACTTCTTGCACTTGGTAATGTTATCAGTGCGCTTGGGGATGAGAAAAGGCGAAAAGAAGGTGCACATGTTCCATACCGTGATAGTAAACTTACTCGGTTATTGCAG GATTCTCTTGGTGGAAATAGTAAAACAGTCATGATAG CTTGCATCAGTCCTGCTGACATCAATGCTGAGGAAACTCTTAACACGCTCAAGTATGCAAATCGTGCTCGGAATATCCAGAACAAACCTGTT GCCAATAAAGACTTAATATGTTCTGAGATGCAAAAGATGCGTCAAGAGCTACAATATCTACAAGCTACACTTTGTGCTCGTGGGGCAACCTCATCAGAGGAAGTGCAG GTAATGCGAGAGAAAATCATGAAACTAGAGTCTGCCAATGAAGAGCTTTCTCGAGAACTTCACATCTATCGCAGCAAGAGAGTGACTCTTGATTATTGCAATATTGATGCACAG GAAGATGGtgtaattttttcaaaagatgATGGCCTTAAAAGGGGTTTCGAAAGCATGGATTCAGATTATGAAATGAGTGAAGCAACATCAG GTGGAATTTCTGAAGATATTGGTGCAGCAGAAGAGTGGGAACATGCACTTAGGCAGAATAGCATGGGCAAGGAACTAAATGAACTAAGTAAACGTCTTGAGGAGAAAGAG TCCGAGATGAGAGTATGTGGGATTGGAACTGAAACTATCAGACAAcatttcgaaaaaaaaatgatggaacttgagaaagagaaaagaactGTACAG GATGAGAGAGATATGTTGTTGGCTGAAGTTGAGGAACTTGCAGCTAGCTCTGATAGACAAGCACAAGTTGCAAGAGATAACCATGCACACAAATTAAAAGCACTTGAGACACAGATTTTAAATcttaagaagaaacaagaaaatcaagtTGAGGtcttaaaacaaaagcaaaaaagtgAAGATGCAGCAAAGCGTTTGAAAACTGAAATACAATGCATCAAGGCTCAAAAG GTTCAACTACAACAGAAGATGAAACAAGAAGCTGAACAATTCCGGCAGTGGAAAGCTTCTCAAGAGAAGGAGTTGTTGCAG CTtaagaaagaaggaagaaaaactgAGCATGAAAGACTCAAACTCGAAGCTCTCAATCGACGTCAGAAAATG GTTCTTCagagaaaaacagaagaagcagCAATGGCTACCAAAAGACTTAAAGAGCTGCTAGAAGCCCGCAAGTCTTCACCTCATGATATATCAG TGATTGCCAATGGCCAACCACCAAGTCGACAG ACGAATGAAAAATCTCTTCGGAAATGGCTGGATAACGAGCTAGAGGTTATGGCAAAAGTACATCAAGTTCGTTTTCAATATGAAAAGCAAATTCAAGT ACGAGCTGCACTGGCTGTAGAGTTAACATCGTTGAGACAAGAGATGGAGTTTCCTTCAAATTCCCATCAAGAGAAAAATGGACAGTTCAG ATTTTTATCACCAAACACAAGATTGGAGAGAATAGCTTCTCTTGAGAGTATGTTGGATGTTTCCTCAAATGCTCTCACAGCCATGGGCTCTCAGCTCTCAGAAGCAGAGGAAAGAGAGCATAGCCTACATGCTAAGCCTCGGTGGAACCACATTCAGTCCATGACTGATGCCAAGTATTTGCTTCAATATGTGTTTGATTCCACTGCTGAAGCAAG GTCCAAAATCTGGGAGAAAGACAGAGacatcaaagagaagaaggaacagCTCAATGACCTCCTCTGCTTATTACAACTAACCGAAGTCCAGAACCGAGAAATccttaaagagaaaaagacaagGGAGCAAACAGTGTCCATTGCGCTGgcttcaacatcatcatcatactcg GGAAGTTCAAGAAGCTCATCAAAGCACTATGGAGATAATAACGCTAGTGACGACccatcatctccatcttctaCTTATCATCGAGCAACAAAGCATCTCAAATACACTGGGCCGGGTATAGTCAATATCTCGGTGAGAGAATCAGAAGCTTTATTAGAAGAGACGAGGAAGATGAAAGCAATGAAGAAAATGGGACAGAGTGGCAAGCTATGGAAGTGGAAAAGAAGTCACCATCAATGGCTGCTTCAGTTTAAATGGAAATGGCAGAAACCATGGAAACTCTCTGAGTGGATAAAGCAGAACGATGAGACCACTATGCACGTCATGTCTAAGAGTCatcatgatgatgaggatgatcaCTCGTGGAACCGACACTCAATGTTTCAAGGTGCTTAA
- the KICP-02 gene encoding ATP binding microtubule motor family protein produces the protein MMQTGSGKTYTMGTGIKDGTKNGLIPQVMSALFNKIDSVKHQMGFQLHVSFIEILKEEVLDLLDSSVPFNRLANGTPGKVVLSKSPVQIRESPNGVITLSGATEVPIATKEEMASCLEQGSLTRATGSTNMNNESSRSHAIFTITLEQMRKISSISVVKDTVDEDMGEEYCCAKLHLVDLAGSERAKRTGSGGVRLKEGIHINRGLLALGNVISALGDEKRRKEGAHVPYRDSKLTRLLQDSLGGNSKTVMIACISPADINAEETLNTLKYANRARNIQNKPVANKDLICSEMQKMRQELQYLQATLCARGATSSEEVQVMREKIMKLESANEELSRELHIYRSKRVTLDYCNIDAQEDGVIFSKDDGLKRGFESMDSDYEMSEATSGGISEDIGAAEEWEHALRQNSMGKELNELSKRLEEKESEMRVCGIGTETIRQHFEKKMMELEKEKRTVQDERDMLLAEVEELAASSDRQAQVARDNHAHKLKALETQILNLKKKQENQVEVLKQKQKSEDAAKRLKTEIQCIKAQKVQLQQKMKQEAEQFRQWKASQEKELLQLKKEGRKTEHERLKLEALNRRQKMVLQRKTEEAAMATKRLKELLEARKSSPHDISVIANGQPPSRQTNEKSLRKWLDNELEVMAKVHQVRFQYEKQIQVRAALAVELTSLRQEMEFPSNSHQEKNGQFRFLSPNTRLERIASLESMLDVSSNALTAMGSQLSEAEEREHSLHAKPRWNHIQSMTDAKYLLQYVFDSTAEARSKIWEKDRDIKEKKEQLNDLLCLLQLTEVQNREILKEKKTREQTVSIALASTSSSYSGSSRSSSKHYGDNNASDDPSSPSSTYHRATKHLKYTGPGIVNISVRESEALLEETRKMKAMKKMGQSGKLWKWKRSHHQWLLQFKWKWQKPWKLSEWIKQNDETTMHVMSKSHHDDEDDHSWNRHSMFQGA, from the exons ATGATGCAGACAGGATCTGGAAAGACATACACTATGGGGACTGGTATTAAAGATGGTACAAAAAATGGGCTGATTCCTCAAGTTATGAGTGCTTTGTTCAACAAAATTGATTCAGTAAAGCACCAAATGGGGTTCCAGTTACATGTCTCTTTCATCGAG attttaaaagaagaagttctGGATTTGCTGGATAGTAGTGTGCCGTTTAACAGACTAGCCAATGGAACCCCTGGGAAGGTTGTTCTTAGTAAGTCACCGGTGCAGATTCGTGAATCACCAAACGGGGTTATAACACTATCCGGTGCAACTGAAGTTCCCATAGCTACTAAAGAAGAAATGGCTTCCTGCCTAGAGCAAGGATCTCTAACCAGGGCAACTGGGAGCACCAATATGAATAATGAGTCGAG TCGGTCACATGCCATCTTCACGATTACCTTAGAACAAATGCGCAAGATATCTTCAATCTCAGTGGTTAAAGACACCGTAGATGAAGATATGGGTGAGGAATATTGTTGTGCCAAGCTTCACTTGGTAGATCTTGCTGGATCTGAAAGAGCTAAACGAACAGGTTCAGGCGGTGTTCGATTAAAAGAAG GAATTCACATCAATAGGGGACTTCTTGCACTTGGTAATGTTATCAGTGCGCTTGGGGATGAGAAAAGGCGAAAAGAAGGTGCACATGTTCCATACCGTGATAGTAAACTTACTCGGTTATTGCAG GATTCTCTTGGTGGAAATAGTAAAACAGTCATGATAG CTTGCATCAGTCCTGCTGACATCAATGCTGAGGAAACTCTTAACACGCTCAAGTATGCAAATCGTGCTCGGAATATCCAGAACAAACCTGTT GCCAATAAAGACTTAATATGTTCTGAGATGCAAAAGATGCGTCAAGAGCTACAATATCTACAAGCTACACTTTGTGCTCGTGGGGCAACCTCATCAGAGGAAGTGCAG GTAATGCGAGAGAAAATCATGAAACTAGAGTCTGCCAATGAAGAGCTTTCTCGAGAACTTCACATCTATCGCAGCAAGAGAGTGACTCTTGATTATTGCAATATTGATGCACAG GAAGATGGtgtaattttttcaaaagatgATGGCCTTAAAAGGGGTTTCGAAAGCATGGATTCAGATTATGAAATGAGTGAAGCAACATCAG GTGGAATTTCTGAAGATATTGGTGCAGCAGAAGAGTGGGAACATGCACTTAGGCAGAATAGCATGGGCAAGGAACTAAATGAACTAAGTAAACGTCTTGAGGAGAAAGAG TCCGAGATGAGAGTATGTGGGATTGGAACTGAAACTATCAGACAAcatttcgaaaaaaaaatgatggaacttgagaaagagaaaagaactGTACAG GATGAGAGAGATATGTTGTTGGCTGAAGTTGAGGAACTTGCAGCTAGCTCTGATAGACAAGCACAAGTTGCAAGAGATAACCATGCACACAAATTAAAAGCACTTGAGACACAGATTTTAAATcttaagaagaaacaagaaaatcaagtTGAGGtcttaaaacaaaagcaaaaaagtgAAGATGCAGCAAAGCGTTTGAAAACTGAAATACAATGCATCAAGGCTCAAAAG GTTCAACTACAACAGAAGATGAAACAAGAAGCTGAACAATTCCGGCAGTGGAAAGCTTCTCAAGAGAAGGAGTTGTTGCAG CTtaagaaagaaggaagaaaaactgAGCATGAAAGACTCAAACTCGAAGCTCTCAATCGACGTCAGAAAATG GTTCTTCagagaaaaacagaagaagcagCAATGGCTACCAAAAGACTTAAAGAGCTGCTAGAAGCCCGCAAGTCTTCACCTCATGATATATCAG TGATTGCCAATGGCCAACCACCAAGTCGACAG ACGAATGAAAAATCTCTTCGGAAATGGCTGGATAACGAGCTAGAGGTTATGGCAAAAGTACATCAAGTTCGTTTTCAATATGAAAAGCAAATTCAAGT ACGAGCTGCACTGGCTGTAGAGTTAACATCGTTGAGACAAGAGATGGAGTTTCCTTCAAATTCCCATCAAGAGAAAAATGGACAGTTCAG ATTTTTATCACCAAACACAAGATTGGAGAGAATAGCTTCTCTTGAGAGTATGTTGGATGTTTCCTCAAATGCTCTCACAGCCATGGGCTCTCAGCTCTCAGAAGCAGAGGAAAGAGAGCATAGCCTACATGCTAAGCCTCGGTGGAACCACATTCAGTCCATGACTGATGCCAAGTATTTGCTTCAATATGTGTTTGATTCCACTGCTGAAGCAAG GTCCAAAATCTGGGAGAAAGACAGAGacatcaaagagaagaaggaacagCTCAATGACCTCCTCTGCTTATTACAACTAACCGAAGTCCAGAACCGAGAAATccttaaagagaaaaagacaagGGAGCAAACAGTGTCCATTGCGCTGgcttcaacatcatcatcatactcg GGAAGTTCAAGAAGCTCATCAAAGCACTATGGAGATAATAACGCTAGTGACGACccatcatctccatcttctaCTTATCATCGAGCAACAAAGCATCTCAAATACACTGGGCCGGGTATAGTCAATATCTCGGTGAGAGAATCAGAAGCTTTATTAGAAGAGACGAGGAAGATGAAAGCAATGAAGAAAATGGGACAGAGTGGCAAGCTATGGAAGTGGAAAAGAAGTCACCATCAATGGCTGCTTCAGTTTAAATGGAAATGGCAGAAACCATGGAAACTCTCTGAGTGGATAAAGCAGAACGATGAGACCACTATGCACGTCATGTCTAAGAGTCatcatgatgatgaggatgatcaCTCGTGGAACCGACACTCAATGTTTCAAGGTGCTTAA
- the KICP-02 gene encoding ATP binding microtubule motor family protein, with protein sequence MESHSSLSSSSSSSPPSSLSSESCCVKVAVNVRPLIGDEVTQGCRECVSVSPVTPQVQMGTHPFTFDHVYGSNGSPSSLMFEECVAPLVDGLFHGYNATVLAYGQTGSGKTYTMGTGIKDGTKNGLIPQVMSALFNKIDSVKHQMGFQLHVSFIEILKEEVLDLLDSSVPFNRLANGTPGKVVLSKSPVQIRESPNGVITLSGATEVPIATKEEMASCLEQGSLTRATGSTNMNNESSRSHAIFTITLEQMRKISSISVVKDTVDEDMGEEYCCAKLHLVDLAGSERAKRTGSGGVRLKEGIHINRGLLALGNVISALGDEKRRKEGAHVPYRDSKLTRLLQDSLGGNSKTVMIACISPADINAEETLNTLKYANRARNIQNKPVANKDLICSEMQKMRQELQYLQATLCARGATSSEEVQVMREKIMKLESANEELSRELHIYRSKRVTLDYCNIDAQEDGVIFSKDDGLKRGFESMDSDYEMSEATSDIGAAEEWEHALRQNSMGKELNELSKRLEEKESEMRVCGIGTETIRQHFEKKMMELEKEKRTVQDERDMLLAEVEELAASSDRQAQVARDNHAHKLKALETQILNLKKKQENQVEVLKQKQKSEDAAKRLKTEIQCIKAQKVQLQQKMKQEAEQFRQWKASQEKELLQLKKEGRKTEHERLKLEALNRRQKMVLQRKTEEAAMATKRLKELLEARKSSPHDISVIANGQPPSRQTNEKSLRKWLDNELEVMAKVHQVRFQYEKQIQVRAALAVELTSLRQEMEFPSNSHQEKNGQFRFLSPNTRLERIASLESMLDVSSNALTAMGSQLSEAEEREHSLHAKPRWNHIQSMTDAKYLLQYVFDSTAEARSKIWEKDRDIKEKKEQLNDLLCLLQLTEVQNREILKEKKTREQTVSIALASTSSSYSGSSRSSSKHYGDNNASDDPSSPSSTYHRATKHLKYTGPGIVNISVRESEALLEETRKMKAMKKMGQSGKLWKWKRSHHQWLLQFKWKWQKPWKLSEWIKQNDETTMHVMSKSHHDDEDDHSWNRHSMFQGA encoded by the exons ATGGAATCACATTCTTCCTTAtcgtcctcttcttcttcttctcctccgtcGTCGTTGTCGTCGGAGAGTTGTTGTGTTAAAGTAGCGGTTAACGTTCGTCCTTTGATCGGAGATGAAGTAACTCAAGGTTGTAGGGAATGCGTTTCTGTTTCTCCGGTAACTCCTCAG GTGCAAATGGGAACACATCCATTTACATTTGATCATGTATATGGAAGTAATGgttctccatcttctttgaTGTTTGAAGAATGTGTTGCTCCTCTTGTTGATGGTTTGTTTCATGGATACAATGCTACTGTCTTGGCTTATGGTCAG ACAGGATCTGGAAAGACATACACTATGGGGACTGGTATTAAAGATGGTACAAAAAATGGGCTGATTCCTCAAGTTATGAGTGCTTTGTTCAACAAAATTGATTCAGTAAAGCACCAAATGGGGTTCCAGTTACATGTCTCTTTCATCGAG attttaaaagaagaagttctGGATTTGCTGGATAGTAGTGTGCCGTTTAACAGACTAGCCAATGGAACCCCTGGGAAGGTTGTTCTTAGTAAGTCACCGGTGCAGATTCGTGAATCACCAAACGGGGTTATAACACTATCCGGTGCAACTGAAGTTCCCATAGCTACTAAAGAAGAAATGGCTTCCTGCCTAGAGCAAGGATCTCTAACCAGGGCAACTGGGAGCACCAATATGAATAATGAGTCGAG TCGGTCACATGCCATCTTCACGATTACCTTAGAACAAATGCGCAAGATATCTTCAATCTCAGTGGTTAAAGACACCGTAGATGAAGATATGGGTGAGGAATATTGTTGTGCCAAGCTTCACTTGGTAGATCTTGCTGGATCTGAAAGAGCTAAACGAACAGGTTCAGGCGGTGTTCGATTAAAAGAAG GAATTCACATCAATAGGGGACTTCTTGCACTTGGTAATGTTATCAGTGCGCTTGGGGATGAGAAAAGGCGAAAAGAAGGTGCACATGTTCCATACCGTGATAGTAAACTTACTCGGTTATTGCAG GATTCTCTTGGTGGAAATAGTAAAACAGTCATGATAG CTTGCATCAGTCCTGCTGACATCAATGCTGAGGAAACTCTTAACACGCTCAAGTATGCAAATCGTGCTCGGAATATCCAGAACAAACCTGTT GCCAATAAAGACTTAATATGTTCTGAGATGCAAAAGATGCGTCAAGAGCTACAATATCTACAAGCTACACTTTGTGCTCGTGGGGCAACCTCATCAGAGGAAGTGCAG GTAATGCGAGAGAAAATCATGAAACTAGAGTCTGCCAATGAAGAGCTTTCTCGAGAACTTCACATCTATCGCAGCAAGAGAGTGACTCTTGATTATTGCAATATTGATGCACAG GAAGATGGtgtaattttttcaaaagatgATGGCCTTAAAAGGGGTTTCGAAAGCATGGATTCAGATTATGAAATGAGTGAAGCAACATCAG ATATTGGTGCAGCAGAAGAGTGGGAACATGCACTTAGGCAGAATAGCATGGGCAAGGAACTAAATGAACTAAGTAAACGTCTTGAGGAGAAAGAG TCCGAGATGAGAGTATGTGGGATTGGAACTGAAACTATCAGACAAcatttcgaaaaaaaaatgatggaacttgagaaagagaaaagaactGTACAG GATGAGAGAGATATGTTGTTGGCTGAAGTTGAGGAACTTGCAGCTAGCTCTGATAGACAAGCACAAGTTGCAAGAGATAACCATGCACACAAATTAAAAGCACTTGAGACACAGATTTTAAATcttaagaagaaacaagaaaatcaagtTGAGGtcttaaaacaaaagcaaaaaagtgAAGATGCAGCAAAGCGTTTGAAAACTGAAATACAATGCATCAAGGCTCAAAAG GTTCAACTACAACAGAAGATGAAACAAGAAGCTGAACAATTCCGGCAGTGGAAAGCTTCTCAAGAGAAGGAGTTGTTGCAG CTtaagaaagaaggaagaaaaactgAGCATGAAAGACTCAAACTCGAAGCTCTCAATCGACGTCAGAAAATG GTTCTTCagagaaaaacagaagaagcagCAATGGCTACCAAAAGACTTAAAGAGCTGCTAGAAGCCCGCAAGTCTTCACCTCATGATATATCAG TGATTGCCAATGGCCAACCACCAAGTCGACAG ACGAATGAAAAATCTCTTCGGAAATGGCTGGATAACGAGCTAGAGGTTATGGCAAAAGTACATCAAGTTCGTTTTCAATATGAAAAGCAAATTCAAGT ACGAGCTGCACTGGCTGTAGAGTTAACATCGTTGAGACAAGAGATGGAGTTTCCTTCAAATTCCCATCAAGAGAAAAATGGACAGTTCAG ATTTTTATCACCAAACACAAGATTGGAGAGAATAGCTTCTCTTGAGAGTATGTTGGATGTTTCCTCAAATGCTCTCACAGCCATGGGCTCTCAGCTCTCAGAAGCAGAGGAAAGAGAGCATAGCCTACATGCTAAGCCTCGGTGGAACCACATTCAGTCCATGACTGATGCCAAGTATTTGCTTCAATATGTGTTTGATTCCACTGCTGAAGCAAG GTCCAAAATCTGGGAGAAAGACAGAGacatcaaagagaagaaggaacagCTCAATGACCTCCTCTGCTTATTACAACTAACCGAAGTCCAGAACCGAGAAATccttaaagagaaaaagacaagGGAGCAAACAGTGTCCATTGCGCTGgcttcaacatcatcatcatactcg GGAAGTTCAAGAAGCTCATCAAAGCACTATGGAGATAATAACGCTAGTGACGACccatcatctccatcttctaCTTATCATCGAGCAACAAAGCATCTCAAATACACTGGGCCGGGTATAGTCAATATCTCGGTGAGAGAATCAGAAGCTTTATTAGAAGAGACGAGGAAGATGAAAGCAATGAAGAAAATGGGACAGAGTGGCAAGCTATGGAAGTGGAAAAGAAGTCACCATCAATGGCTGCTTCAGTTTAAATGGAAATGGCAGAAACCATGGAAACTCTCTGAGTGGATAAAGCAGAACGATGAGACCACTATGCACGTCATGTCTAAGAGTCatcatgatgatgaggatgatcaCTCGTGGAACCGACACTCAATGTTTCAAGGTGCTTAA